In a single window of the Pirellulales bacterium genome:
- a CDS encoding pirin family protein, with protein MIMLRRSAERGHFDHGWLDTYHTFSFGDYYDPRHMGFRTLRVINEDRVKPGGGFGMHGHRDMEIVTLVLAGQLEHKDSLGTGSVIRPGDLQRMSAGTDIRHSEFNPSATDSVHLLQIWITPRKPGLTPQYEQRQFPADARSGRWQLVASPDGHDGSLTIHQDARISWATLGPGQSLDYTFAEGRYGWLQVIYGEISVGNDALSAGDGAGLIDEAHLKITARESAELLLFDLG; from the coding sequence ATGATCATGCTGCGACGCTCGGCCGAGCGCGGCCACTTCGACCACGGTTGGCTCGACACCTATCACACGTTCTCGTTTGGCGACTATTACGACCCGCGGCATATGGGCTTTCGCACTCTGCGTGTGATCAATGAAGACCGCGTGAAACCGGGCGGCGGTTTTGGCATGCACGGCCACCGAGATATGGAAATCGTGACGCTCGTGCTGGCGGGACAATTGGAGCACAAGGACAGCCTGGGGACCGGTTCGGTGATTCGTCCCGGCGATTTGCAGCGCATGTCGGCCGGTACCGATATCCGGCATAGCGAGTTCAATCCTTCGGCAACCGATTCGGTTCACCTGCTGCAAATCTGGATTACGCCCCGCAAGCCAGGGTTGACCCCTCAGTACGAGCAGCGGCAGTTTCCTGCCGACGCCCGTAGCGGACGGTGGCAGCTAGTGGCCTCGCCCGACGGGCACGACGGCAGCTTGACCATTCACCAGGACGCGCGGATTTCGTGGGCCACTCTGGGGCCGGGGCAATCGCTCGACTATACGTTCGCGGAGGGCCGCTACGGTTGGCTCCAGGTAATCTACGGTGAGATTAGCGTCGGCAACGACGCGCTTTCCGCCGGTGACGGCGCCGGACTGATCGACGAGGCGCATCTAAAAATCACGGCGCGCGAGTCGGCCGAGCTGTTGCTGTTCGATCTGGGTTGA
- a CDS encoding NUDIX hydrolase, with product MAEQEAAHSLVVGEFLELIREGHWEYAKRTNSPGAVVIVPVTDDGQLVLIEQYRIPVAHRVIELPAGLVGDSSDDQGETVETAARRELLEETGYEAWELRELTCGPPSAGMSSEVVTFLLATHLKRAGSGGGVHTEQIEVHSIPLADVPRWLDKRRDKGVMVDPKVYAGLYFAERAVRNGGH from the coding sequence ATGGCTGAGCAGGAAGCTGCCCATTCGCTGGTCGTTGGTGAATTCTTAGAGTTGATTCGCGAGGGGCATTGGGAATACGCGAAGCGAACCAACTCGCCAGGCGCCGTCGTGATCGTGCCGGTGACCGATGACGGCCAACTCGTGCTGATCGAACAATATCGCATTCCGGTGGCGCATCGCGTGATCGAGCTTCCCGCTGGACTGGTGGGAGATTCCAGCGACGACCAGGGAGAAACAGTAGAGACGGCCGCGCGCCGCGAACTGCTGGAAGAGACCGGCTACGAAGCGTGGGAGTTGCGCGAGTTGACCTGCGGTCCGCCGTCGGCCGGCATGAGCTCCGAGGTCGTCACCTTTCTGCTCGCTACACATCTCAAGCGCGCCGGCTCCGGCGGCGGCGTTCACACCGAGCAAATCGAGGTCCACAGCATTCCGCTGGCCGACGTGCCGCGCTGGCTCGACAAGCGTCGCGACAAAGGGGTCATGGTGGACCCCAAGGTTTACGCCGGGCTGTACTTTGCCGAGCGGGCCGTGCGCAACGGCGGCCACTAA
- a CDS encoding GNAT family N-acetyltransferase has product MPATHHKVLVREATIDDVRTIVEFNRQLAIETESKVLDPAVLTLGVERALAQPELCRYFIATLDTEVVGQTMLTYEWSDWRNGIFWWIQSVYVHPSYRGSGVFRALHDFISTLARAEPNVCGLRLYVDEHNHAAISTYRRLGLAPSGHHLYECDWSGAIKPQE; this is encoded by the coding sequence ATGCCAGCCACGCATCACAAAGTGCTCGTCCGCGAAGCAACGATCGACGATGTGCGGACGATCGTCGAATTCAACCGCCAGCTGGCAATCGAGACCGAAAGCAAAGTGCTCGATCCGGCAGTCCTGACGCTGGGCGTCGAACGGGCGCTCGCGCAACCGGAGTTGTGTCGCTACTTCATCGCCACCTTGGATACCGAAGTCGTGGGCCAGACGATGCTCACGTACGAGTGGAGCGACTGGCGCAACGGCATCTTCTGGTGGATCCAAAGCGTCTACGTGCATCCAAGTTACCGCGGCAGCGGCGTGTTTCGCGCCCTGCACGACTTTATCAGCACTTTGGCGCGCGCCGAACCCAACGTCTGCGGATTGCGGCTGTACGTCGACGAGCACAACCACGCGGCGATATCCACGTACCGGCGCTTAGGCCTCGCGCCGTCGGGACATCATTTGTATGAGTGCGATTGGTCCGGCGCTATCAAGCCGCAAGAATAA